A genomic stretch from Fusarium musae strain F31 chromosome 9, whole genome shotgun sequence includes:
- a CDS encoding hypothetical protein (EggNog:ENOG41) has product MAPPNKLPTRKLANNGPEISAVGFGMMGLSIAYGAAGSDEERFRVLDRAWELGCTNWDTSDFYGDCEDLIGKWFRLHPERRHDIFLASKFAISATAKEDGSHDFFIDSSPESCRAACELALKRMNVDSIDLYYIHRLDKVTPIEKTMEELSKLKK; this is encoded by the exons ATGGCGCCCCCAAACAAACTCCCGACTCGCAAGCTGGCAAACAATGGCCCTGAAATCAGCGCTGTCGGCTTCGGCATGATGGGCTTGAGCATCGCATACGGTGCAGCGGG TTCCGACGAAGAGCGCTTCCGCGTCCTTGATCGCGCCTGGGAGCTCGGTTGTACGAATTGGGACACTTCAGACTTCTACGGCGATTGCGAGGACTTGATCGGCAAGTGGTTTAGATTGCACCCGGAGCGCCGGCATGATATCTTCCTAGCCAGCAAGTTCGCCATCAGCGCTACCGCCAAGGAAGACGGCTCGCACGACTTTTTTATCGATTCCTCTCCCGAATCCTGCCGGGCTGCCTGCGAGCTCGCTCTCAAGCGAATGAATGTGGACAGCATCGATCTGTACTATATCCATCGCCTCGACAAGGTCACCCCCATTGAGAAGACGATGGAGGAGTTgagcaagctgaagaagtga
- a CDS encoding hypothetical protein (EggNog:ENOG41), which translates to MTGKYKSKDDFEPTDARRFYPRYNDENFPKNLKLVEKFQEMAARKGCTSGQLALAWILAQGDDIIPIPGTKKIKYLEENVAAINVTLNKEEEQDIRKMVNEAGVAGDRFEWLAPYSDSAPL; encoded by the coding sequence ATGACCGGGAAATACAAGTCAAAGGATGATTTCGAGCCAACCGACGCCCGCCGGTTCTACCCTCGTTACAACGACGAGAATTTCCCTAAGAATCTAAAGTTGGTAGAGAAGTTCCAGGAGATGGCTGCACGTAAGGGTTGCACTTCTGGACAGCTTGCCCTGGCGTGGATCTTGGCGCAGGGGGATGATATCATTCCAATTCCCGGTACAAAGAAAATCAAATACTTGGAGGAAAACGTTGCTGCGATTAATGTGACGCTCAATAAAGAGGAGGAGCAAGATATCAGGAAGATGGTGAACGAGGCAGGAGTCGCTGGTGATAGGTTCGAATGGCTAGCTCCTTATAGCGACTCCGCGCCTTTGTAA